Below is a genomic region from Catenuloplanes atrovinosus.
CGGCCGCTAGCGCCTCGGCGAGGATGGCCTCGCCGTCCTCGGGCGAGCGACGCTCCTTCACGTAGGCGAGGTGCGTCTTGTACGGCTCGGCCCGCGCCGGTCCGGGCGGGTTCTCCCGGTCGCGGCCGGCCGGCTGCCCGCACCGCGGGCAGTCCCAGGACTCCGGCGCCGGCGCGTCCGCGGCGAGCAGCAGTTCCGTGGTGTGGCCGTTGCCGCACCAGTAGCTGACGGGGACGCGCGGCGCGGGTTCGCTTCTCTCGGTGGGGCGCACGGGGCTGGAGCCCACGCGGGTGCCTCGGATAGCGCTGCCGTTCGGCACGGTCTCGCTCCTCTGTCCGTTGGGGATTCGGTGGAAGCGGTT
It encodes:
- a CDS encoding RNA polymerase-binding protein RbpA, with amino-acid sequence MPNGSAIRGTRVGSSPVRPTERSEPAPRVPVSYWCGNGHTTELLLAADAPAPESWDCPRCGQPAGRDRENPPGPARAEPYKTHLAYVKERRSPEDGEAILAEALAAVRARRGEV